A stretch of the Erinaceus europaeus chromosome 23, mEriEur2.1, whole genome shotgun sequence genome encodes the following:
- the B3GNT3 gene encoding LOW QUALITY PROTEIN: N-acetyllactosaminide beta-1,3-N-acetylglucosaminyltransferase 3 (The sequence of the model RefSeq protein was modified relative to this genomic sequence to represent the inferred CDS: deleted 4 bases in 2 codons), which produces MRWLRWPRVEAILAACLVVVTVLPLTLRGAPPGCPAAPEPDPPSTWPPELPSAPGPRAAPCEANLSAAALPGFEVLPAGLRALLLRGHCRAFPLRLDPPPRKCAPPPFLLLAIKSAPAHLGRRQQVRVTWGLERLVAGLPLRRVFLLGSDPEPARAPRLDRLLQLEAREHGDILQWDFHDTFLNLTLKQVLFLDWLGEHCPGVSFVFAHTDNMVAFLGDRHPDSHLFTSHLIQGVGPVRALGSKYFVPEVVAGRGSVPPYCGGGGLLASRATLGALRRAAGALRLFPIDDVFLGLCLQRAGLRPSAHPGVRTAGLPRALAHDPCAHCGLLLVHRVLPWETWLLWDTLHRPGLRCGRRERGG; this is translated from the exons ATGCGGTGGCTGCGGTGGCCGCGGGTGGAGGCAATCCTGGCGGCCTGCCTGGTGGTGGTGACGGTCCTGCCCCTGACCCTGCGCGGGGCCCCGCCCGGCTGCCCGGCGGCCCCGGAGCCCGACCCCCCTTCCACCTGGCCGCCCGAGCTCCCCAGCGCCCCGGGGCCCCGCGCCGCGCCCTGCGAGGCCAACCTGTCTGCTGCGGCGCTGCCCGGGTTTGAGGTGCTGCCCGCAGGGCTGCGCGCCCTCCTGCTGCGGGGCCACTGCCGGGCCTTCCCGCTCCGCCTGGACCCGCCGCCCCGCAAGTGCGCGCCGCCCCCCTTCCTGCTGCTGGCCATCAAGTCGGCGCCCGCACACCTGGGCCGCCGCCAGCAGGTGCGAGTCACCTGGGGCCTCGAGCGCCTGGTGGCCGGGCTGCCCCTGCGC CGCGTCTTCCTGCTTGGCTCGGACCCGGAGCCGGCCCGCGCGCCCCGCCTCGACCGGCTCCTGCAGCTGGAGGCCCGCGAGCACGGCGACATCCTGCAGTGGGACTTCCACGACACCTTCCTCAACCTCACGCTCAAGCAG GTGCTGTTCCTGGACTGGCTGGGCGAGCACTGCCCGGGGGTCTCCTTTGTGTTCGCGCACACGGACAACATGGTGGCCTTCCTGGGGGACCGGCACCCTGACTCCCACCTGTTCACCAGCCACCTGATCCAGGGTGTGGGCCCCGTGCGCGCGCTGGGCAGCAAGTACTTCGTGCCCGAGGTG GTTGCCGGCCGGGGCTCGGTACCCCCGTACTGTGGCGGCGGGGGGCTGCTGGCGTCCAGGGCCACCCTGGGGGCGCTGCGCCGGGCGGCGGGGGCCCTGCGGCTGTTCCCCATCGACGACGTGTTCCTGGGGCTCTGCCTGCAGCGCGCGGGCCTGCGCCCCTCGGCCCACCCCGGGGTACGCACGGCCGGGCTGCCCCGCGCCCTGGCACACGACCCCTGCGCGCACTGCGGGCTGCTGCTGGTGCACCGGGTGCTGCCCTGGGAGACGTGGCTGCTCTGGGACACGCTGCACCGGCCAGGCCTGCGCTGCGGGCGCAGGGAGCGAGGGGGGTGA
- the INSL3 gene encoding insulin-like 3 has translation MAPHVLGWVLVLLLPALAAPAAPLEVAAPEKLCGHHLVRALVRVCGGPRWSWKEDAWPAGGNDRELLQWLQGHHLLQGLVADGDPKMAAVLHRDRRRRRESVPNPVWQCCVRGCTREQLLGLCPH, from the exons ATGGCCCCCCACGTGCtcggctgggtgctggtgctgcTGCTCCCTGCACTGGCAGCCCCGGCGGCCCCCCTGGAGGTGGCGGCACCAGAGAAGCTGTGCGGCCACCACCTGGTGCGGGCGCTCGTCAGGGTCTGCGGGGGACCCCGCTGGTCCTGGAAGGAGGACGCCTGGCCTGCGGGGGGCAACGACC GTGAGCTCCTGCAGTGGCTACAGGGACATCACCTCCTCCAGGGACTGGTGGCTGACGGGGATCCCAAGATGGCAGCCGTTCTCCACCGTGACCGGCGCCGTCGCCGGGAAAGTGTCCCCAACCCCGTCTGGCAGTGCTGTGTGCGGGGCTGCACCCGGGAGCAGCTCCTGGGCCTGTGTCCCCACTGA